In Bufo gargarizans isolate SCDJY-AF-19 chromosome 6, ASM1485885v1, whole genome shotgun sequence, a single genomic region encodes these proteins:
- the RPL27 gene encoding 60S ribosomal protein L27, whose protein sequence is MGKFMKPGKVVLVLAGRYAGRKAVIVKNIDDGTSDRQYSHALVAGIDRYPRKVTATMGKKRIAKRSKIKSFVKVYNYNHLMPTRYSVDIPLDKTVVNKDVFRDPALKRKARREAKVKFEERYKTGRNKWFFQKLCF, encoded by the exons ATGGGCAAGTTTATGAAACCGGGGAAAGTCGTCCTTGTTCTGGCAGGGCGCTACGCTGGCCGCAAAGCTGTCATTGTAAAG AACATCGATGATGGCACCTCCGACCGTCAGTACAGTCACGCCCTGGTTGCCGGTATTGACCGCTATCCCCGCAAGGTGACTGCCACCATGGGCAAGAAGAGAATTGCCAAGCGGTCCAAGATCAAGTCTTTTGTGAAGGTGTACAACTACAACCACCTCATGCCAACCAG ATACTCCGTCGATATCCCTCTTGACAAGACTGTTGTGAACAAGGATGTTTTCAGGGACCCAGCTCTGAAGCGTAAAGCCAGGAGGGAGGCCAAAGTGAAATTTGAGGAGAG GTACAAGACAGGCAGAAACAAGTGGTTCTTCCAGAAGCTGTGTTTCTAA